One Fusarium poae strain DAOMC 252244 chromosome 4, whole genome shotgun sequence DNA window includes the following coding sequences:
- a CDS encoding hypothetical protein (TransMembrane:2 (o184-207i717-739o)~BUSCO:1224at5125): protein MSTAREAEELKQQGVVEAAADPQTNVTADDAQKSIVQASRNAGVAAFTFDPDASPEQKKAQAKAAIPRELQQSRRPKGAAIITDVDDGTGPVEDLPEASKEGVLDVARDEQGKPLADGADPESEEVPYSRTGWAPQLGWPEDDAMAQESLLDHTTWVESKLPDTLYGDWYHNTGVIIFACVTSWLVAVFGGGLGWVLIVMCFCSTYYRTSLRRVRRNFRDDISREMALKRLENDNESLEWINSFMVKFWPIYQPVLAQTIINSVDQVLSSATPAFLDSLKLKTFTLGSKPPRMEHVKTYPKTEDDIVMMDWKFSFTPNDTDDMTSRQLKNKINPKVVLEIRIGKAMISKGLDVIVEDMAFSGIMRLKIKLQIPFPHIDRIEMCFLERPTIDYVCKPLGGDNFGFDINFIPGLEGFILEQIHGNLAPMMYAPKVFPIEVAKMLAGSPVDQAIGVVAVTLHGAHGLKNSDNFGGTVDPYASLSLSRRQELARTKVVPDNPNPRWNETHYIIVTSFNDTLDMQIFDHNDFRKSKELGVASFPLESIEELNVHENQRLEVISDGKARGVVSCDIRFFPVLETVKNAEGQDEPPPPSNQGILRFTVEQAKDLDGTKSLVGSLNPYAVMFLNGKEVHQTKKLKRTNNPIWDNGSKEILITDRKKAKLGLTVKDDRDLAGDQVLGKYQIKLDEMLECMEQGKEWYNLHGAHTGRVKMMAQWRPVAISGVASTGGYVTPIGVIRLHFKKATDLRNFEAFGKSDPYTRILLSGIEKARTVTFRNDLNPEWDEVLYVPIHSARDRLALEVMDTEKVGKDRSLGMIELFAADYVAQDETGEYLVHDKKQLREDGLRLHNKGIAKGTLHYTVAFYPCLNVADPDDEEEEEKEKEKEKEGESEKDKDSSSGEEQSPTPQRSAEAGKFSASLDKPKENYLEPPTPTTVGRPSIEMPKGPRKIRLSPEELLKYESGLLIFRLMEAEMPESHSHLEVLVDDMAYPSYVSSTARSKHHKFEEIGDCFIRELDFSRLTLRARKKGDDDDDLLASLAGNTLETLKQCLNNPTTLKLKGEDGRPASVKVSLKYIPVRMQLDPSESINNMGTLRVDVLDATDLPSADRNGKSDPYCKFELNGQEIHKTKVQKKTLNPTWNEYFEVNVPSRTGAQFKLTVWDYDFADKPDFLGGADINLESLDPFRPSETKYILDGKSGSVRIRLLFRPAYVQRARQGTSTFGGTFSSAPGRIVTGVAGAPIKGGAAVAGVVGHGVGRGASFLRRGIFNKKDNNNDVIEEDSEVVEPQGLSPNGNAGANGGLRRSPAINEEGSSNGSRPPTSNGHVRSKSIGQSSVHSANPGAAPSGTASFTVVDASGFPPASDLYIVITQISPKEKTVGKTKHFKSNSGQWTFGETFKFPCSPDTQFKIEAKGQHTFSSDDDLGEHIYFVDESGSSVAKELSVGSGTVTLKSSFQSTETNLVPDSPKAHMRRSFMSKRDGRTSREVTPNP, encoded by the exons ATGTCAACCGCCAGAGAAGCCGAGGAGCTCAAGCAGCAGGGTGTCGTGGAAGCCGCCGCCGATCCTCAAACCAACGTCACTGCAGATGATGCCCAAAAGTCCATCGTCCAGGCGTCTCGAAATGCTGGTGTCGCTGCTTTCACCTTCGACCCCGATGCGAGCCCAGAACAGAAGAAAGCTCAAGCCAAAGCT GCCATCCCTCGTGAGCTCCAACAAAGCAGACGCCCCAAGGGCGCTGCCATAATTACCGACGTCGACGATGGCACCGGCCCTGTCGAAGACCTACCGGAAGCCAGCAAGGAAGGAGTTTTGGACGTTGCCCGCGACGAACAAGGTAAACCACTTGCAGACGGTGCTGATCCCGAAAGCGAAGAAGTACCATACTCAAGAACAGGATGGGCTCCGCAGCTGGGATGGCCAGAGGACGATGCAATGGCGCAAGAGAGTTTGCTTGACCACACAACATGGGTAGAGTCAAAGCTTCCAGATACTCTATACGGTG ATTGGTATCACAACACGGGCGTCATCATATTTGCATGTGTCACTTCCTGGCTCGTCGCTGTCTTTGGCGGCGGACTTGGCTGGGTCCTTATTGTCATGTGTTTCTGCTCTACTTACTATCGAACATCTCTGCGAAGAGTGCGACGTAACTTTCGAGACGATATCTCTCGCGAAATGGCCCTCAAGAGGCTCGAAAACGACAACGAATCCCTCGAATGGATCAACTCCTTCATGGTCAAGTTCTGGCCTATTTACCAACCAGTTCTTGCCCAGACCATCATCAACTCCGTCGACCAAGTCCTGAGTTCTGCCACTCCTGCATTCTTGGACAGCTTGAAGCTCAAGACGTTCACATTGGGCTCTAAACCTCCTCGCATGGAGCATGTCAAGACTTACCCAAAGACTGAGGACGACATTGTCATGATGGACTGGAAATTCAGCTTTACCCCTAACGACACCGACGATATGACTTCTCGCCAgctcaagaacaagatcaacCCGAAAGTTGTGCTCGAGATTCGAATTGGAAAGGCCATGATCAGCAAGGGACTCGACGTCATTGTCGAGGATATGGCCTTCTCTGGTATCATGCGACTCAAGATCAAACTGCAAATCCCTTTTCCCCATATCGACCGTATTGAAATGTGCTTCCTGGAGCGACCGACCATCGATTATGTCTGCAAGCCCCTTGGTGGCGACAACTTTGGTTtcgacatcaacttcattccTGGTCTAGAGGGCTTCATTCTGGAGCAAATCCACGGCAACTTGGCTCCAATGATGTATGCGCCAAAGGTCTTTCCCATCGAGGTCGCCAAGATGCTTGCTGGCTCGCCCGTCGACCAGGCCATTGGTGTCGTCGCAGTTACCCTTCACGGCGCTCATGGTCTGAAGAACAGCGACAATTTTGGTGGCACTGTTGACCCTTATGCATCCTTGAGTTTGAGCAGACGCCAAGAGCTAGCGCGAACAAAGGTCGTTCCGgataaccccaaccccagaTGGAACGAGACACACTATATCATCGTCACATCTTTCAACGACACCTTGGATATGCAAATCTTTGACCACAACGATTTCCGCAAGTCCAAGGAGCTTGGTGTCGCCTCTTTCCCACTTGAAAGTATTGAAGAGCTCAATGTTCACGAGAACCAGCGATTAGAGGTCATTTCTGATGGCAAGGCTCGCGGTGTTGTTTCGTGTGATATCCGTTTCTTTCCTGTGCTTGAGACTGTTAAGAATGCAGAGGGGCAAGACGAGCCCCCGCCCCCTTCGAACCAGGGTATTCTTCGATTTACTGTGGAACAGGCCAAGGATTTGGATGGTACCAAGAGTCTTGTAGGATCACTTAACCCTTACGCCGTTATGTTCTTGAACGGTAAAGAAGTCCATCAAACCAAGAAGCTGAAGCGTACCAACAATCCTATTTGGGACAATGGTTCAAAGGAGATTCTTATTACGGACCGAAAGAAGGCCAAGCTTGGTCTTACAGTCAAGGACGACCGTGACCTTGCAGGTGATCAAGTTCTTGGAAAATACCAGATCAAGCTCGACGAGATGCTAGAGTGCATGGAGCAAGGCAAGGAATGGTACAACCTACACGGTGCTCACACTGGTCGTGTCAAGATGATGGCGCAGTGGAGGCCAGTTGCCATCTCCGGCGTGGCGAGCACTGGTGGCTATGTTACCCCTATCGGTGTCATACGCCTGCATTTCAAGAAGGCTACTGATCTCCGAAACTTTGAAGCCTTCGGCAAGTCAGATCCTTACACTCGAATTCTGCTCTCTGGTATTGAAAAGGCACGAACTGTTACTTTCCGAAATGATCTGAACCCTGAGTGGGACGAGGTCCTATATGTGCCCATTCACTCTGCTCGAGACAGACTCGCCTTGGAGGTCATGGATACAGAAAAGGTTGGAAAAGACCGCAGTCTCGGAATGATTGAACTCTTTGCTGCCGACTATGTTGCCCAGGACGAGACTGGCGAGTATCTAGTCCACGATAAGAAACAACTCCGGGAAGACGGCCTTCGTCTCCACAACAAGGGCATCGCCAAGGGTACACTGCATTACACGGTTGCCTTTTACCCTTGCCTGAATGTTGCTGATcccgatgatgaagaagaagaagagaaggagaaggagaaggagaaggagggagAATCAGAGAAGGACAAAGATTCTTCCTCTGGAGAGGAGCAATCTCCTACCCCTCAGAGATCTGCCGAAGCTGGCAAATTTAGTGCCAGCTTGGACAAGCCCAAGGAGAACTACCTGGAGCCCCCTACACCCACCACAGTTGGGCGTCCTTCGATCGAGATGCCCAAGGGACCTCGCAAGATCCGACTTTCTCCCGAGGAGCTTCTCAAGTACGAAAGCGGCTTGCTCATCTTTCGACTCATGGAGGCAGAGATGCCCGAAAGCCACAGCCATTTGGAGGTTCTTGTAGACGACATGGCATACCCGTCTTATGTTTCTTCGACTGCTCGCAGCAAACACCACAAGTTTGAAGAGATTGGAGATTGTTTCATCCGTGAGCTCGACTTTTCCCGACTTACTCTTCGAGCTCGCAAGAAgggtgacgacgacgatgatctCCTGGCATCGCTCGCTGGCAACACCTTGGAAACGCTCAAGCAATGTTTG AATAACCCGACAACTTTGAAGCTCAAGGGCGAGGACGGGCGTCCTGCAAGTGTCAAAGTCAGCTTGAAGTATATCCCAGTCAGGATGCAACTCGACCCAAGCGAGAGTATTAACAACATGGGTACACTTCGTGTTGATGTTCTCGATGCTACCGATCTTCCTTCAGCTGATCGTAATGGCAAGAGTGACCCTTACTGCAAATTCGAGCTAAATGGCCAAGAGATTCATAAGACCAAGGTGCAGAAGAAGACGCTGAACCCCACATGGAATGAATACTTTGAGGTCAATGTTCCTTCAAGGACTGGTGCACAGTTCAAACTGACTGTATGGGATTATGATTTTGCGGACAAGCCAGACTTTTTGGGTGGAGCCGACATCAATCTCGAGTCTCTAGATCCGTTCAGACCGTCCGAGACCAAATATATCCTCGACGGCAAGTCAGGAAGCGTGCGCATCCGACTTCTTTTCCGGCCCGCCTATGTCCAGCGAGCACGTCAGGGTACATCCACTTTTGGCGGCACTTTCTCGTCAGCTCCTGGGCGTATCGTCACTGGCGTCGCTGGTGCACCTATCAAGGGCGGTGCCGCTGTGGCGGGAGTTGTTGGGCACGGCGTTGGTAGGGGAGCTTCATTCCTTCGTCGTGGTatcttcaacaagaaggacaacaacaacgacgTTATCGAAGAAGACAGCGAAGTTGTTGAGCCTCAAGGATTGAGCCCTAATGGCAACGCTGGTGCCAATGGGGGACTGCGCCGATCGCCTGCTATCAACGAGGAAGGTAGCTCGAACGGCAGTCGACCCCCTACTAGCAATGGTCATGTTAGGTCGAAGAGCATTGGCCAGTCATCAGTCCACAGCGCCAACCCAGGAGCTGCGCCCAGCGGCACGGCTTCCTTTACTGTAGTGGACGCTTCAGGCTTTCCTCCTGCGTCTGATCTGTATATTGTCATCACACAGATCAGCCCCAAGGAGAAGACAGTGGGTAAGACCAAGCACTTCAAGTCCAACAGTGGACAATGGACGTTTGGCGAGACATTCAAGTTCCCATGCTCGCCCGATACACAATTCAAGATAGAGGCCAAGGGACAGCACACTTTTAGCAGCGATGATGACCTAGGCGAGCACATCTACTTTGTCGATGAGTCAGGCTCTTCTGTTGCTAAGGAGCTATCTGTTGGTAGCGGAACTGTGACACTCAAAAGCAGTTTCCAATCGACGGAAACCAACTTGGTCCCCGACAGCCCCAAGGCTCACATGCGCCGAAGCTTCATGAGCAAGCGAGATGGACGAACCAGTCGGGAAGTGACACCAAACCCTTAA
- the PRE2 gene encoding Proteasome subunit beta type-5 (MEROPS:MER0001516~BUSCO:36866at5125): MDSLVSQYSRPSYEQNEPFDDQDELLNSMGDLSIKFAMPPVAQPSSWLRAATDDRSNPNCPIKIAHGTTTLAFRFQGGIIVATDSRATAGNWIASQTVKKVIEINSVLLGTMAGGAADCQYWLAWLGMQCRLHELRHKRRISVAAASKILANLVYSYKGMGLSMGTMCAGVTKEEGPALYYVDSDGTRLAGNLFCVGSGQTFAYGVLDAEYKYELSDEEALELGKRSILAATHRDAYSGGYINLYHVKEEGWVKHGFNDTNPIFWKTKLEKGEFTNVTSKLD; encoded by the exons ATGGACTCCCTTGTCTCGCAATACAGTCGACCCTCGTACGAGCAAAACGAGCCTTTCGACGATCAGGATGAGCTTCTGAACTCTATGGGTGATCTCTCGATCAAGTTTGCCATGCCTCCCGTTGCTCAG ccttcatcatggctccgCGCTGCCACAGATGACCGATCCAACCCCAACTGTCCTATCAAGATCGCCCACGGAACCACCACTCTCGCCTTCCGCTTCCAGGGCGGTATCATCGTCGCTACCGACTCCCGAGCCACAGCCGGCAACTGGATCGCCTCTCAAACCGTCAAGAAGGTCATTGAGATCAACAGCGTCCTGCTAGGAACCATGGCTGGTGGTGCTGCCGACTGTCAGTACTGGCTTGCGTGGCTCGGCATGCAGTGCCGTCTCCACGAACTCCGACACAAGCGCCGTATCAGTGTTGCCGCCGCCAGCAAGATCCTCGCCAACCTCGTCTACAGCTACAAGGGCATGGGTCTCAGCATGGGCACCATGTGCGCCGGAGTTACCAAGGAAGAGGGTCCTGCCCTTTACTATGTCGACAGCGATGGTACTCGCCTGGCAGGTAACCTCTTCTGTGTTGGATCAGGTCAGACATTCGCCTATGGTGTTCTTGATGCCGAGTACAAGTACGAACTGTCAGACGAGGAGGCTCTTGAGCTTGGAAAGCGAAGTATTCTGGCCGCCACTCACCGAGATGCTTACTCTGGTGGTTATATCAACCTGTACCATGTCAAGGAGGAGGGCTGGGTGAAGCACGGCTTCAATGATACCAACCCCATCTTCTGGAAGACCAAGCTGGAAAAGGGCGAGTTCACCAATGTGACAAGCAAGTTGGATTAG
- a CDS encoding hypothetical protein (TransMembrane:1 (i605-627o)~BUSCO:4363at5125), translating to MNNATQPRDPAHPPPYSETQTRRREEWEDWEDDEPITPIDAGEQVFPPPLNVGARNSKLAARRSSRASATRINRVKSRQRQKAQNAKAGIKLITDMSSFRRQNYMPTPVERTGKFVDAAALKALEGEPTSASVGNWNWFKKSKDQSPATASSQSSARPAQSALTLDNKLSPDDRPIVIGLAFSSEEASIVSRYDTTPTPIEPSSQPYLPRNPVNNSSSPLVPVQQKSVWSPDTPDTVSSFSTIRYTSSIYSQFPSPGTTTAGNVPPVPAVPANFKKSAHQRLISLELGGRTPDESDGGTPCTLFEEDGTPSPYKQVKAKTSVLTPDSAASKSRGWWDHHVVTPFMENRLTFTTSPKMYTESPRSVRGDEWWNKPETKSPQGYYLTPKLDPASFQTPIVKAPTPRRTPSPRIEHTQESESGPSTARASPVPEATTMSEKPRILVTEEEESVGEQLPAYSPPEKTSQTGPIRYRAVFPPGHPLQSQFPPSPSPAPASPGPISPGLSSTMSSQRADQMTDIPLTPAPRDNLRLSQMPLPTRPLGTAAPREHPHSDAGFVSKTERQRRRNEKEESIARRLGSFWRGRGCVPKRGCFGRTGREGRQRRRVWMIVLGVLLILIILAITLGVVLTRPKHSEEMPSIWVNLTDFPPMPTGDLSIVGPDNTMERSGCTEPSTMWSCSLPKEQHDSVKPYKANQPTIMMQIQWDNSTRENWKTPNGDAPPSVKARRSMGSAVNAGDIIRARQTPEFKPSPNPPEFKEMWFLGNTTDGIRSDDKGGEPTPFYISLIDPAEDDERKELAKRQNEAEGNSSIPDLRSILPPPDLNQDGTPKPAVLLPQPVQQPVRLYDRDLPTEHYGFYTYFKRTIFLKSAGVLNDTKEGDIPLDEDGGCKETEADFIVTWAETRLLVQIWTRKLAANTSQLIDSEEKGGIDGSAELIRPGTMPYPVTVTMDTHGGDREKKFVWSWPIDDRQKIDDESPKRLVNNIGVGGPWINIRAGGDEKLGGFDGGTGGCKCEWKNWV from the coding sequence ATGAACAACGCGACTCAACCACGAGACCCGGCGCACCCGCCGCCATACTCGGAAACTCAAACCCGACGTCGAGAAGAATGGGAGGATTGGGAAGACGACGAACCCATCACACCGATCGATGCCGGTGAGCAAGTCTTTCCTCCTCCATTGAACGTCGGAGCTAGAAATTCGAAGCTTGCCGCACGACGATCATCGAGAGCTTCTGCTACAAGAATCAATCGGGTCAAGTCacgtcaaagacaaaagGCCCAGAATGCAAAGGCTGGAATCAAGCTCATCACCGACATGTCGTCTTTTCGACGTCAAAATTACATGCCAACGCCGGTTGAACGTACTGGAAAGTTTGTTGATGCGGCTGCCTTGAAGGCGTTGGAAGGTGAACCGACTTCGGCTTCGGTAGGGAACTGGAACTGGTTCAAGAAGAGTAAAGACCAAAGCCCAGCCACTGCATCATCGCAGTCATCAGCCAGACCAGCTCAGTCAGCTCTCACCCTGGACAACAAGCTTTCACCAGATGATAGACCTATTGTTATTGGCCTAGCTTTTTCATCTGAAGAAGCGAGTATCGTTTCCCGATACGATACCACTCCAACACCCATCGAGCCCTCATCACAACCGTACCTGCCTCGGAATCCTGTGAACAATTCATCTTCGCCTCTGGTACCTGTCCAGCAGAAATCTGTGTGGTCACCCGACACCCCGGATACTGTGTCCTCATTCAGCACCATTCGCTACACTTCCAGCATATACTCACAGTTCCCGTCTCCCGGTACGACCACGGCTGGCAATGTCCCTCCCGTACCAGCCGTCCCAGCAAACTTCAAGAAGTCAGCTCATCAGAGGCTCATCAGCTTGGAGCTAGGCGGCAGAACTCCTGATGAGTCCGACGGTGGTACGCCATGCACGTTGTTCGAAGAAGATGGAACTCCAAGCCCATACAAGCAAGTCAAGGCAAAGACTTCGGTACTGACGCCCGACAGTGCTGCATCCAAGTCCCGTGGATGGTGGGATCACCATGTTGTCACTCCTTTTATGGAGAACCGACTCACATTCACTACCAGCCCAAAGATGTACACTGAATCTCCAAGGAGTGTTCGAGGAGATGAATGGTGGAACAAGCCGGAGACAAAAAGCCCACAGGGATATTATCTTACACCAAAGTTGGATCCTGCTTCATTTCAGACACCCATTGTCAAAGCCCCAACACCACGCCGGACACCGTCGCCTCGTATTGAGCATACTCAGGAGAGCGAATCTGGCCCTTCCACCGCAAGAGCATCTCCAGTTCCCGAAGCCACCACTATGTCAGAAAAACCTCGGATTCTCGtaacagaagaagaagagagcgTCGGCGAGCAGCTTCCTGCGTATTCGCCTCCAGAAAAGACAAGCCAGACTGGCCCTATCAGATACAGAGCAGTCTTCCCACCTGGACATCCGCTCCAAAGTCAATTCccaccatctccatctccagctCCTGCATCTCCAGGCCCCATATCTCCAGGTCTCTCGTCTACCATGTCCTCACAACGAGCCGACCAGATGACTGATATCCCGCTCACGCCCGCTCCTCGAGACAACTTGCGTCTCTCGCAAATGCCCCTTCCGACACGCCCCTTGGGCACGGCAGCCCCACGTGAACACCCACACAGCGATGCTGGTTTTGTGTCCAAAACCGAGCGTCAGAGACGTCGCAACGAAAAAGAAGAATCTATTGCTCGCCGCCTGGGCAGCTTCTGGAGAGGCAGAGGATGTGTCCCGAAGAGAGGTTGTTTTGGCCGAACAGGACGCGAGGGTCGTCAACGCCGTCGAGTCTGGATGATTGTTCTGGGAgttcttctcatcctcatcattcTGGCGATAACCCTGGGCGTAGTTTTGACGCGACCCAAGCATTCGGAAGAAATGCCATCCATTTGGGTTAACTTGACAGACTTTCCACCTATGCCAACGGGAGACCTGTCCATCGTTGGACCCGACAATACTATGGAAAGAAGTGGCTGCACTGAGCCATCCACCATGTGGAGCTGCTCTCTTCCCAAGGAACAGCACGACTCCGTGAAGCCTTACAAGGCCAACCAGCCTACTATCATGATGCAAATCCAGTGGGATAACAGTACCCGTGAGAACTGGAAAACCCCCAACGGAGATGCGCCGCCTTCGGTCAAGGCACGTCGAAGCATGGGAAGTGCCGTGAATGCGGGAGACATAATCCGAGCACGGCAGACACCCGAATTCAAGCCCAGTCCTAACCCACCTGAATTCAAGGAAATGTGGTTTTTGGGAAACACTACCGACGGAATTCGGTCTGATGATAAAGGAGGCGAGCCAACCCCCTTTTACATCAGCTTGATTGACCCTGCCGAAGACGATGAGCGTAAAGAGCTTGCTAAGCGACAAAATGAGGCAGAGGGGAACTCCAGCATCCCTGACCTCCGTAGCATCCTCCCACCACCCGACCTCAACCAGGATGGTACTCCTAAGCCTGCAGTACTCCTTCCACAGCCGGTTCAACAGCCAGTTCGTCTCTATGATCGCGATCTTCCAACGGAACACTATGGGTTTTACACATATTTCAAGCGAACCATCTTCCTCAAGTCCGCAGGGGTCCTCAACGACACCAAAGAGGGCGATATCCCGCTAGATGAGGATGGCGGCTGCAAGGAGACAGAAGCAGATTTCATTGTGACATGGGCCGAGACGCGTCTGCTCGTTCAGATTTGGACACGCAAGTTGGCTGCCAACACGTCGCAACTAATCGATTCTGAGGAGAAAGGCGGCATCGACGGCTCTGCAGAGCTGATTCGACCAGGAACGATGCCGTACCCTGTTACAGTCACCATGGACACACATGGAGGAGACCGAGAGAAGAAGTTTGTCTGGTCTTGGCCTATCGACGATAGACAAAAGATCGACGATGAGAGTCCCAAGCGGCTCGTCAACAACATTGGGGTGGGCGGACCGTGGATCAACATCAGAGCTGGAGGTGACGAGAAACTTGGCGGATTCGACGGCGGGACCGGAGGATGCAAGTGCGAGTGGAAAAACTGGGTATAA
- a CDS encoding hypothetical protein (TransMembrane:1 (i52-75o)~BUSCO:22310at5125~CAZy:GT34): MRRLSSSLPQFQGQRDNWKEKGGRGPRWIRKVPFAGRIRSIYGRMGRRLKMILLFILVATLCYTIFYTTPLAYYWRRSFGGGNKFVIILGANVGGGVMEWKGAREWAIERDSVRNKRKYVNRWGYDLEIVDMSTKKKYAHEWRESWEKVDFVRSTLRKYPKAEWVWWLDLNTLVMEPSVSLQDHIFNQLEQVAERDINYFNPRNISHPFTDSYLDEVSRSPVGDGNANSINMLMTQDCAGFNLGSFFMRRSEWTDRLLDVWWDPVTYEQKHMQWEHKEQDALDQLYQTQPWVRKHIGFLHQRKINSFPPGACNPDGGPKNPHIHYDENQRDFLVNMAGCEWGRDCWGEMYYYREFSYWLNRNPWERFKEDLIAVIWFKLTGQKVKL, encoded by the exons ATGCGACGACTTTCGAGCAGTCTCCCGCAATTTCAAGGACAGCGCGACAATTGGAAGGAGAAGGGCGGACGAGGACCACGATGGATTCGAAAAGTGCCGTTTGCCGGCAGGATACGATCTATCTATGGACGAATGGGAAGGAGGCTCAAGATGATTCTGCTCTTTATCCTGGTGGCAACTCTCTGCTACACTATTTTCTACACAACTC CCCTTGCCTACTACTGGCGAAGATCGTTTGGTGGAGGTAACAAGTTTGTCATCATCCTGGGCGCAAATGTTGGAGGAGGTGTGATGGAGTGGAAGGGCGCCCGAGAATGGGCGATTGAGCGAGACAGCGTGCGAAACAAGCGAAAATACGTCAACCGATGGGGCTACGACTTGGAGATTGTCGACATgagcaccaagaagaagtatgCGCACGAATGGCGAGAGAGCTGGGAGAAGGTTGATTTCGTTCGGTCAACTTTGAGGAAATACCCCAAGGCAGAATG GGTATGGTGGTTGGATTTGAACACCCTTGTCATGGAGCCCTCAGTGTCGCTTCAAGACCACATCTTCAACCAGCTCGAGCAAGTAGCTGAGCGTGACATCAACTACTTCAACCCTCGCAACATTTCGCATCCGTTCACCGATTCCTACCTCGATGAGGTCTCGAGGAGCCCTGTCGGAGATGGCAATGCCAACTCGATCAACATGCTCATGACGCAAGATTGTGCCGGCTTTAACTTAGGGTCTTTCTTTATGCGACGCAGCGAATGGACCGATCGACTCCTAGATGTGTGGTGGGACCCAGTCACATACGAGCAGAAGCACATGCAGTGGGAGCACAAGGAACAAGATGCGCTGGACCAGCTGTACCAGACACAGCCATGGGTCCGCAAGCACATCGGCTTCTTGCACCAGCGGAAGATTAACAGTTTCCCACCTGGAGCTTGCAATCCTGATGGCGGTCCCAAGAACCCTCACATCCATTACGATGAGAACCAGCGCGACTTCTTGGTCAACATGGCAGGCTGCGAATGGGGTCGCGACTGCTGGGGTGAGATGTACTACTATCGCGAATTCAGCTACTGGCTTAATCGCAATCCTTGGGAGCGCTTCAAGGAGGATCTCATTGCGGTTATTTGGTTCAAACTCACCGGCCAGAAGGTCAAGTTGTGA